ttgtaaaaactggCAGAACTTCTCGAAAGAACTATCTAAATGTAATGATTAATGAGAGTGCATTttgtgaaaacaaatttaaacaaataaattattctatactGCGTAATGCCACAATTAAAATTTGGATTGAAGATTTTTAgcgaattttattaaatattaaataactgaaaatatttcattagcaAATACAACGTTCACATGTAAGAAACTTTAATATTCATTTGAAACTAACTGTTAGTGATTATGACAATATTAggcataatataaaatgcatatttCACACATATTAGTAGAAGTCACGTTCACCTCGCAATAAAGATTAACTCGAAATGCTTATAAATTATTGCAGCATTTGCTGATATCCCcagattaattttaatgtaagtcaAGAGgctgtaacattttatttgaaaaataaaattggaataaaataaaattaaaatttaaagttcatcTTTTAGTAAAGATGCAAAGGACACAATCACCTGAACATATTCAGAATGTCTGCATAGTAAAGACAAAAGATCTCACAAATCATCAAAGTTGATGTTGCTTTACTTAAAGGTGAGAACTCTTgtccaaatttaataaacaataataatttatcattaaactgtaggACTAGAAATATAGCTGCTCAGAGTTCGGGATTAGACCCAAAACACtatattccattttatatttacgaaGGATAAGGaatgtttgattaattttaaggttGGTCAGCATATTACATAACGATAAACGTTCCTGTAAATTTAGTCGTTTTTGGGATATTAATTGTGTCATAAATAAAGAGGTCAACCTAAACTTTagacttaaacatttttattattttattatatttattttatttatatataacaattatttatttgttttctctttGTGAAATTTATGTagcctattttttaaatatatgctaCTCACTAATGtgaaatttgtaacatttatttatatatatatacatatatagatgaACTAATATACCATTTCTTGAAATAATTAACCCTCCAACCGCTACTATCGCACAGTGCGATATGTTGGTTTTTGTTCAATTACCGTAAaacggtttatttaattattccgtGATTTTCATAGTACAACGTAGGAGAGATTTCTCTACGCACTGGCTCTATTTTGTAAGCCTTTGagtagaatgaaaaataacagtcaGCTGATTTTGTCAGCTGTTGCAGCGCTCGCCGCGCTGTACTTTGTtgtagtcctcctccgtagaataatggttatagtctcggctctctaaccgagagatcacgggttcaaatcctggggaggTCCAATGATGTACTTTGTCAATAAAAACCAGtccacttcgaagccggcatagctgacgctgaggcttaaatgagattaaagaaaaaaaaatactttgttgtAGTTTTCGTGTAGGTTAGTTATCGTTCGGCAAGTAGAACGTACAAGATGGTTGTATGTTCTACTTCTCAAAATCAAAAACGCAGTCGGTATTGGTTCCCTAGATGTGATTGTGGTGTTTATCGTGGTTGCTACAGTGCATTACAACACTTCTGGATGCCTGTAGGGGGAAGCAGAAGAAAGAGGGTAGCGCAGCAATCTGAATCTGACTCTGACTAAGTTTCTTTagtcaaatgtaaatatatgtgtgtgtgtgtgtgtgcgcgggtgtgcgtgtgtgtgcgcgctGTGTGTGTGCGTATGCGTATAAACAAAAGGACCATAATACgatttttttactactttatatacgtaatatattaatattaggcttaacaatactaaaactaaaaaggACAACGATTATTTTCTCACcttatttgtttaaaagagtATAATCATTTCGTATACGAAAATATCTAGTCTTCTACTGTGAAATaacttaaatttctttttaatacaaaactgaaCATTGTAAGAACAAtttgaattaaatgtttaacttaacCTAACAGAGATGAAGTAGTATTACTGAGGTTACCGTAACTTAGTATTTACACATCATGTGTACACAAAAGTATTGCTTACAGAATAGAATCAAGTTTTCTCAAAACGATGGGGAAATGTTTCTGGGTTGTAGTTTTCACGACCCTAATATTGTCGAATATTGTCATGATTACTAAAAGTTAGTTGTAAATGAATATTACCCGTTTCTTATCTCAAAATCACATGTCACTGCATTACAAATTCGTTAAATGAATATGTTTTTACCCAAATAAACTatactaaaatgtatttctatcCTCAGGAACTGAAGGTAATGACACTTGGGAACAGCAATAAAAACAGTCATAAAACTCACTCAGGCTACGGTTTTAAATTACTGCCCCTCAGGCTGctcgtaaaataaatatttggtattcTATTTCTTTCTATATTGTTAAGTATGTTTGTATTTTGCATTTTGCATTTTGTTTTagacacatttatttaatatatatttatatttattagattaaGCAATTTTTCATCCAATTAGTTTTTAGCGTAAAAACATCGGATATATATCCAGGAAAAGTTACTATCAAAATTTCGTTACAGTTTTAACGACTTTTATAGagtatatatttgttgtttttttagtgAAGTTGGCCTTTTGAAAAAGTTAACTATAGTACCAAAAATACCATAGACCGGATAAACTACAACGGCCAAAGTTACACACTTTTGGACTAAAATAGACTTCTCTAACCTGTGTACGTGTATGTATTGTAGATAGAGGCATCAACGCAAAATTAATTTCCGGGTCAAAATGACATAGAACCTCATTTTTCATTACGTCatgagtgtgttaactgaaaaggtAAAGACTTCTACTTTAGCATCTGCCAAATCTCAACGAttacataaattgtttaataattgttactCAAGTAACAAGTACTCATGAAATATCTATCCAACATTCGAGCTGAGCTGTGTTGTGGTACTTATAAAAATCGTTTCCCTCTCCGACGAACCCCAAAACACTGGTCTTTAAAAGAAAGTCTAAGATAAATCCCAAGAAAGGTGTTCAGCGATAATCACCTAACACAAAAATTTGTTTAGAATGTCGTTTAAACAGTACATGCGCACGATTTTTTTCTGTAAGCGATTGCCGCAGGTGACAGAATTTATATTAAGTAAGGATTCGTAGAACGAAGAAAAATATTCCACTAACATTCCTAAGAATTAAATCTGTAGcagacattattaaataaaaaaacttagtaATAGGTGATAAAAGACATCTACTTTTTAATCAAACAAAGGgtttaataataagtgtaaacATGTCATATATCAGGTGTAAGACAAGACGTCTCCCCCTCCCCCTGTCCTGTGTGTTCTGCTATTTCCTTGTCCATAACATTTTCTGTGAGTTCCTGAGATTGAATGATCTCTGGTCCCGATGTGGCAATCTTCTCTTCGTTATCACCCTCGAGTTTCATTATTACTCCTCCTTGTACTTCTCCCTCTCCATATCCCTTTTGTTTCTCCGTTACTTTATCGGTGATATCATCAGGACACGATTTAGACTGCATATCAATGCTAGGAACTTTCGGTgctatattttcttctttattagtCAGAATCTCACATAACGATTTTCTTTCacatgtgtgttttattaaatcagtaaatatttcatttggttCACCTTGACCGGATACATCGGATAACTCCTTACTTTCTCTTGTTTCTTCAGGACTGTCACAATGTCTCCCCTCCCTTCCATCTCCTACCATGTTAATGTTCTGCTCCACCAACAACCCTGACAGTTGCGTGTTCTCGGCCGCCAGGAGCGCCACCTTCTCCTTGTACCTAGCTCGCAGGTCGTTGAACATCTCTATTTGACAATGGTATTGTGCTTTAATGTCTTCATTCAACCTGTGACAAATAACAttcatgtaactatttatttactcTTATATCCTTGTAGTTGTTTGCCTCAAAACGtgtatgataatataaaatattcgtgTATATTTgcgtgaaaaaaatattactccaCAGTATTCAGAAATACATCTTAAATCTCATAACAATTATGAGTATAAGTTATGAGTCCGTAAGCTCATAGTACCAGTCAAAAAAGATGCATGACTGAAAATAAGTACACAATAAACAAgtcaacatttatattaaaatatttcttctctCTGAAATAACTGTAAGTGTTTATCTAGTAACGCGAGTGTAAGGGAGTTGCCCAGTATCAAGAACTAAATGGAATTTGACACTATCTGTTGGTGCGTAATGCAGTGTTTTGGCCTAAAGATCGTCAAAAGTTTCCCATAAGCCACCACTTCTCAATGTACATGTGCTACGTAATGGCCAATATGAGAAAGGGAGTCAGACCCAATAAAAGCTGTGCATCCTCAAAAGTGAAActctttttcttcaaaattaatgGTTTTctgtatttcatttaattttgagcatgagttgtaataatttattttgtttctcaacaGGCTCTATTAACAGATAGTCCGTTATGAATTTGTGGAGAACtgtgcatttttataatttcactatataaatatacaatatgttaACAGTGTGtctaaaatttaaactacaaatacctgtaaaataactataaataacattcataaaaataagCTGGAATTTCCAGACGCTGAGTGGTCCTAGAGGTGAGTAGCTGCCAGAAACTAGTTTCAGTAAGCATATAGTGTTTTAGAAGTAGATTGACTTATATTGTAGATGTGGGCCAGTGCTCATAATTAATGTTCAAGTACTATTCTTATGAACAAAAACGGAGTCCAACTTTGAATCTTCTTACCAGTTCAACCATTAGGTATTGTTTATACTGGGAAATTCAGACCACCCAATTGTAAATGCATAGTTCAAGCGCCGATGTAAAAAACGCATTTTGTACTGcgtttattttgatgtaaaagaataatataacaaTGGTTTAGGTAATACATGGgcattttgaaatttcaaaaaattaattatacagtattataacGAATCTGTTCGATTTCTGGCATGTATGGTATTATTTGAAAGCTCTTATGAAATATCAGAAtcgatataaatatttctttttttgtacgAAGATCTGTGCGCTGACTTTTAAATGCTTTTCTTGTCTGGGCTGcatcttgtttttatttctgtaagATTTTGGGGGGTAATTCATTAAAGAGcgtttaagaaaatttaaaagcaGTCTTCggtaaaatgttcaaaacaattcATAGCCATTATCTAATTATAATCGTCCAATTTAAACCATCCTTATATTACAAAACCCGGTATGGGAAAGTATGATTCACGtgcacaaaaattaaactaaatcacCCTAAACAGCAAAAAATATATCATGAGTAACAATAAACATGAACATTAGCCACTGCTAGCAAGTGACAGAGCATCACGCGCCTGCAACATATCAGCTGCAACCAGCAGTGCATGGGCAATGGCACGACCAGTTCTCTACCATCATGGTAAGCAACATTCATTTTCCTGAGCCGTAATTTGgctggtacaaaaataaaatttggtgttacaaaagattgtaaaattgtaacaaatatatggtgtagtttattttaatttacgactTTTCTTCAAAACGTAGACCTGTAAGCTgatttttaaatggttaataacaCTGTTCTCAGAGAttgaatcaaaattttatttttgtggtacaAAAAGGTAGCCTacaaaagtgtacaaaattcTGATATAGTTTTGATATGATTCTTGATGGTCGGCTCACAGTTCTATACAGTTTCACAGTAGAATTAATAACATTGAGTAAGTGAAGAATGAAGAGCTCTcgttaatttaattccaatacgcaaagtataatatactatattcaTCACACAACCAAAAGTTAATAACTGTTCCTTACTTACAAGTTAGAATACCTACCTTGCAGACTCAGACAAAGTATTAAGaatgttttgttgtttaatgttttccaaattaattctttcctccataatttttatatttttatagagttgcTCGACTTCAGTGTTTCTCAAAGTCAACAGGTCCTTCGTGACAGCTACTAGATTCTTCAGCGAGGTGCACTGCAATCCGATTGTTCACCAATGATAAATGTTCAGAGAAAAAgtcacattaataatataataatgagtaTGGtcattaaagtaaaattg
This genomic stretch from Homalodisca vitripennis isolate AUS2020 chromosome 6, UT_GWSS_2.1, whole genome shotgun sequence harbors:
- the LOC124365188 gene encoding uncharacterized protein LOC124365188 isoform X2; translated protein: MLKELLRFDVHHRTEKDLQEHVSRLRCLVRKVVLLLLEKSSLRKNLEEQRTVLTLQCTSLKNLVAVTKDLLTLRNTEVEQLYKNIKIMEERINLENIKQQNILNTLSESARLNEDIKAQYHCQIEMFNDLRARYKEKVALLAAENTQLSGLLVEQNINMVGDGREGRHCDSPEETRESKELSDVSGQGEPNEIFTDLIKHTCERKSLCEILTNKEENIAPKVPSIDMQSKSCPDDITDKVTEKQKGYGEGEVQGGVIMKLEGDNEEKIATSGPEIIQSQELTENVMDKEIAEHTGQGEGETSCLTPDI
- the LOC124365188 gene encoding uncharacterized protein LOC124365188 isoform X1, which encodes MKEITDKNLNEIPEDASQGNIPNPDTFQNNGNRDTTYAKTMLKELLRFDVHHRTEKDLQEHVSRLRCLVRKVVLLLLEKSSLRKNLEEQRTVLTLQCTSLKNLVAVTKDLLTLRNTEVEQLYKNIKIMEERINLENIKQQNILNTLSESARLNEDIKAQYHCQIEMFNDLRARYKEKVALLAAENTQLSGLLVEQNINMVGDGREGRHCDSPEETRESKELSDVSGQGEPNEIFTDLIKHTCERKSLCEILTNKEENIAPKVPSIDMQSKSCPDDITDKVTEKQKGYGEGEVQGGVIMKLEGDNEEKIATSGPEIIQSQELTENVMDKEIAEHTGQGEGETSCLTPDI